In Pseudobacteroides sp., one DNA window encodes the following:
- a CDS encoding 50S ribosomal protein L25, whose translation MITLLDAMERKESAKRIRKLGYVPCSIYGSGVDRNMDIQIEDKEINRFLKSHSIGAKAKVKINASELPCVIKSIQYEPISSKPMHIEFYASSEDKLVKVKVPFKFKGKEQLFSNKLVLNILEDEIEIQGVLKDLPEFVEINVSLMKDGSVITMEDIALPEGIRLLSRKDEVVVRASEASQPTLPVQNEFVV comes from the coding sequence ATGATTACTTTATTAGATGCTATGGAACGGAAGGAAAGTGCAAAAAGAATCAGGAAACTGGGGTATGTTCCTTGCAGCATTTACGGATCGGGAGTCGACCGCAACATGGATATCCAGATTGAGGATAAGGAAATAAACAGGTTCTTGAAAAGCCATTCTATAGGTGCAAAAGCTAAGGTGAAAATTAATGCCAGCGAGCTGCCATGTGTCATAAAGAGCATACAGTATGAGCCAATAAGCAGCAAGCCTATGCATATCGAGTTTTATGCTTCCTCAGAGGATAAGCTTGTAAAAGTAAAAGTACCTTTTAAGTTTAAAGGAAAGGAGCAGCTATTCAGTAACAAGCTTGTTTTGAATATTCTCGAGGATGAAATTGAAATTCAAGGGGTATTGAAGGATCTGCCTGAATTTGTTGAGATAAATGTTTCATTAATGAAGGACGGCAGTGTAATTACGATGGAGGATATCGCCCTGCCTGAAGGCATAAGGCTTCTGTCCAGAAAGGATGAGGTAGTGGTACGGGCATCAGAGGCCTCTCAACCTACCCTGCCTGTTCAGAACGAGTTTGTCGTCTAA
- a CDS encoding HD domain-containing phosphohydrolase produces MSQFLNQIISLYEQLNTGISISEALTYVFDTFRKYIPFDRIGITLLESDGSIYAYEVRTNHSPVLDEGYSEKLCKTSLNTIVKMKKHRIINDYKEYLKLHPKSAPTKLMVSEGIMSSLACPLVVNSICIGVLLFSCRRKNRYNESHAAMAKIISSNMAIILERNLLVDDLILSSVTGLAKLVEAKDSDTGFHLERMQSYSKIIAQALASKEKYANIIDKHFIENIFKFSPLHDIGKAGIADGILLKPAKYTPEEFEVMKKHTVIGAEILRKSSSNLLRKGKHFFDFAIQIAEGHHEKYNGKGYPYGLSGDSIPLPARIVAIADVFDAVTSKRVYKNAYDIETTLQIIDKESGKSFDPDVVEALNHNIEQIVQVYKKYHEQIDLEIR; encoded by the coding sequence ATGAGTCAATTTTTAAATCAAATTATTAGCCTTTACGAGCAGCTAAACACAGGTATTTCAATTAGCGAAGCGTTGACATATGTCTTTGACACATTCAGAAAGTATATACCCTTTGACAGGATTGGAATAACCCTTTTAGAAAGCGATGGTTCCATATATGCCTATGAGGTTCGTACAAACCATTCTCCCGTTTTGGACGAAGGATACTCTGAAAAATTATGCAAAACTTCTCTCAATACAATTGTAAAAATGAAAAAGCATAGGATTATAAACGATTATAAAGAGTATTTGAAACTTCATCCAAAATCGGCTCCAACCAAACTGATGGTGAGTGAGGGGATAATGTCAAGCCTGGCATGTCCTTTAGTCGTCAACAGCATATGTATCGGGGTATTATTGTTCTCTTGCAGGAGGAAGAACCGGTACAACGAAAGTCATGCGGCGATGGCAAAAATCATCAGCAGTAACATGGCAATAATTCTTGAACGAAACCTTCTTGTAGATGACTTGATATTGTCCTCTGTAACAGGCTTAGCCAAGCTTGTAGAGGCTAAAGACAGCGATACCGGCTTTCATCTTGAACGCATGCAAAGCTATTCAAAAATTATTGCTCAAGCATTGGCTTCAAAAGAAAAATATGCAAACATTATTGATAAGCACTTTATTGAGAATATTTTCAAGTTCAGTCCCCTTCATGATATTGGCAAAGCAGGCATTGCAGACGGGATTCTCCTGAAGCCGGCAAAGTATACTCCCGAAGAATTCGAGGTTATGAAAAAGCATACGGTGATCGGTGCTGAAATATTAAGAAAATCCAGTAGTAATCTATTAAGGAAAGGAAAGCATTTTTTTGATTTTGCCATTCAAATCGCTGAAGGACATCATGAAAAGTACAATGGCAAAGGCTACCCTTACGGTTTGTCTGGCGACAGCATTCCTCTTCCTGCCCGAATTGTTGCAATAGCTGATGTTTTTGATGCTGTGACTTCCAAGAGGGTGTACAAGAATGCCTATGATATAGAAACTACCCTGCAGATTATTGACAAAGAAAGTGGAAAAAGTTTTGACCCTGATGTTGTTGAAGCCTTAAATCACAATATAGAACAAATAGTGCAGGTATATAAGAAATACCATGAACAGATTGATTTGGAAATCCGTTAA
- a CDS encoding helix-turn-helix domain-containing protein encodes MKIYWHNGSKNIIGKRVREARLKSNPQISQQDLSARLDVLGYHIDRVSITKIESGDRFVADYEVVALANALNVSVEWLLYGNP; translated from the coding sequence ATGAAAATTTATTGGCATAATGGCTCTAAAAACATAATAGGCAAACGAGTGCGAGAAGCCCGTTTGAAGTCCAATCCTCAAATATCCCAGCAGGATTTGTCCGCCAGGCTTGACGTACTGGGTTATCATATAGATAGGGTGTCCATAACAAAAATCGAGTCAGGTGATAGGTTTGTAGCAGATTATGAAGTAGTCGCTCTTGCCAACGCACTCAATGTTTCCGTTGAATGGCTGCTTTATGGTAATCCCTAA
- a CDS encoding NDP-sugar synthase — protein MVNPSVISKMPDKRILSFEEDVIPRLVENNFNVALYKSGHYFIDINSIENYIKVHRDMLSGLYKIPGLTLSQDIIIKGVNSRIHPDARITGPVYIGNNVEIGPIGPDTVIGSKVRINMGSRIIGSIIWDNVMVERDSRIINTIVTSNARVDKRYKYKNVIFTGHDLKDIAI, from the coding sequence GTGGTCAACCCGTCTGTCATATCTAAAATGCCTGATAAAAGGATTTTGTCCTTTGAAGAGGATGTGATTCCAAGGCTTGTTGAAAATAATTTCAACGTGGCGCTTTATAAAAGCGGGCACTACTTTATTGATATAAACTCAATAGAAAATTACATAAAGGTTCATAGGGATATGCTGAGCGGCCTGTATAAAATACCAGGACTTACACTCTCACAAGATATCATAATAAAAGGTGTCAACAGCAGGATACACCCCGATGCAAGAATTACAGGCCCTGTCTATATCGGCAATAATGTTGAGATTGGGCCCATAGGACCGGATACCGTTATTGGAAGCAAGGTGCGTATCAATATGGGCAGCCGGATCATAGGAAGCATTATATGGGACAATGTTATGGTAGAGCGGGACTCCAGAATTATCAATACCATTGTTACCTCAAATGCCAGAGTAGATAAAAGATATAAATATAAGAATGTCATATTTACAGGTCATGATTTGAAAGATATCGCCATTTAA
- a CDS encoding helix-turn-helix transcriptional regulator, whose product MTVANGNELAARQGEKVRELRGQLSREDFVAGIENIITAQSLYRIEAGLRRASDKVLAKIGEKYGKPLSWFYDDDDTSESFKLQIHNEMARLKIMDALQTDPELIGFWESMVGREDLKLMFKQVKDLSPESIRRLIRVIKAIEDEESGGSEV is encoded by the coding sequence ATGACCGTTGCAAACGGAAACGAACTGGCTGCAAGGCAAGGTGAAAAAGTCCGTGAATTGAGGGGTCAGCTTTCAAGGGAGGACTTTGTCGCCGGTATTGAAAACATCATCACCGCCCAAAGCCTTTACAGGATCGAAGCCGGTTTGAGGAGGGCGTCCGACAAGGTTCTTGCAAAAATAGGAGAGAAGTACGGCAAACCGCTTTCGTGGTTTTATGACGATGACGATACGAGTGAAAGCTTCAAGCTTCAGATTCATAACGAAATGGCAAGGCTCAAGATCATGGATGCGCTTCAGACCGATCCTGAATTGATTGGATTTTGGGAAAGCATGGTAGGACGTGAGGATCTGAAGCTTATGTTCAAACAAGTGAAAGACCTTTCCCCCGAATCAATCAGAAGGCTTATCCGGGTAATAAAGGCCATCGAGGATGAGGAATCGGGAGGGTCCGAGGTGTAG
- a CDS encoding MmcQ/YjbR family DNA-binding protein — MDSKAVKEYCLSKPGATEDFPFGPDVLVIKVGSKMFALVSGRENRINLSLKCDPFVAEDLRQRYPAVTAGYHLNKKHWNTVVIDGSVPDNEMAWMIDHSYELVIKSLSQAVKESLFE, encoded by the coding sequence TTGGATTCAAAAGCAGTAAAGGAATACTGCCTGTCAAAGCCGGGAGCTACGGAGGATTTTCCGTTTGGTCCCGATGTTCTTGTTATAAAGGTGGGTTCAAAAATGTTCGCCCTTGTTTCAGGAAGGGAAAACAGGATTAATTTATCATTAAAGTGCGACCCCTTTGTCGCGGAGGATTTAAGACAGAGGTACCCTGCAGTCACCGCTGGCTATCATCTTAATAAGAAGCACTGGAATACGGTTGTTATTGACGGCTCGGTGCCGGACAACGAGATGGCATGGATGATAGACCATTCCTATGAGCTTGTCATAAAAAGCCTATCACAAGCCGTGAAAGAATCACTCTTTGAATAA
- a CDS encoding helix-turn-helix transcriptional regulator, whose amino-acid sequence MSKCEDQVLAKRIGAKIRGIRGNLSREEFVEAIDRIVTPQSLYRVEKGLRKASDKVLQKISEKFNKPLSWFYEPDCETEAIQAEFSRLKILEAIQNDPSLLEFFEKLSQRSDLKIMFKQVKDLSPESIKRLIRIIRAIEDEEDENPT is encoded by the coding sequence ATGAGTAAATGTGAAGACCAGGTTCTAGCCAAAAGAATAGGAGCCAAGATACGTGGTATAAGAGGAAATCTATCGCGCGAAGAGTTTGTCGAGGCTATTGACAGAATAGTCACCCCTCAAAGTCTTTACAGAGTTGAGAAGGGTCTTCGTAAAGCATCTGACAAGGTGCTTCAAAAGATATCTGAAAAATTCAACAAACCCCTGTCATGGTTCTACGAGCCAGATTGTGAAACAGAAGCTATTCAAGCTGAATTTTCCCGTTTAAAAATACTGGAGGCTATCCAAAACGATCCGTCTCTTCTTGAGTTTTTTGAAAAGCTTTCCCAAAGAAGCGATTTGAAAATAATGTTCAAACAGGTTAAAGATCTTTCTCCAGAATCTATTAAAAGACTGATAAGAATTATTAGAGCGATTGAGGACGAAGAGGATGAAAATCCAACCTAG
- a CDS encoding spore germination protein yields MRNLLTNIRKLFTYRRPVDTEGGFELLEDEFEKSDTEEVPSEKYGVNTGNPSNQEKSKKGATVKQPIKVEQWNKQKNNQGGKIPTSNMRQNIISTDLNVNKEYIRQSFSMPKNQDIVIREFRIARKLKAFIVFIDGMVDKTSINQFVLPQLMNPECLAGFSGDCPLDYIMEDVLSITQLTKTADFNITKIQALNGLSILFVDGCPEALMIETRGFEKRGIDRPITEQVVRGSQEGFTENLRTNLTLLRRIIKNEKLITEVIPVGKLNKINCAILYIEGVTNPKIVREVRRRIKGINIDFIEGNGMLEQLIEDNPFMLFPQVVTTERPDRASSFLAEGQVVIITESDPFAIAVPMSFFRLFHSSEDSMLRWEYGTFLRMIRLVGVLSALMIPGMYVALALYHHEMIPTPLLESIARMRENVPFPTIIELILMEISFELIREGGVRIPGVIGQTLGILGALILGQVAVAAGLASPLLIVIVALTGLGSFTMPNFSMAISIRILRFFFIFAGGIAGFYGISLAFILVAAIACHMKSFGVPFLTPVAPRVKINPDVIIRHPIFRQKMRSDGFNTPNRKRAGNNAMEWTKEKGGDDQ; encoded by the coding sequence TTGAGAAATCTGTTAACCAATATCAGAAAGCTGTTTACATATAGGAGACCTGTTGACACAGAAGGTGGATTTGAACTTCTTGAGGATGAATTCGAGAAGTCCGATACCGAAGAAGTACCTTCTGAAAAATACGGTGTGAATACCGGGAATCCATCTAATCAGGAAAAATCAAAAAAGGGGGCCACGGTTAAGCAACCTATAAAAGTTGAGCAATGGAACAAACAAAAAAACAATCAAGGTGGAAAGATACCAACTTCAAACATGAGACAAAATATCATTTCCACTGACCTAAATGTGAACAAGGAATACATCCGTCAGAGCTTTAGCATGCCAAAAAACCAGGATATAGTGATTCGTGAGTTCCGCATCGCCAGAAAGCTGAAAGCATTTATTGTTTTCATCGATGGAATGGTAGATAAAACCTCTATCAATCAATTTGTGCTGCCCCAGCTAATGAACCCCGAATGCTTGGCTGGCTTCAGCGGAGATTGCCCATTGGATTATATCATGGAAGATGTCCTGTCCATTACTCAATTAACAAAAACTGCAGATTTTAATATTACAAAGATACAAGCCCTCAATGGACTATCCATACTTTTTGTTGACGGATGTCCCGAGGCCTTGATGATTGAAACCCGCGGCTTTGAAAAACGCGGCATCGACAGGCCTATTACCGAGCAGGTGGTCAGGGGCTCCCAGGAGGGCTTCACGGAAAATCTGCGCACAAATTTGACACTGCTGCGAAGGATAATCAAGAATGAAAAGCTTATCACAGAGGTTATTCCTGTCGGCAAGCTGAACAAAATCAACTGTGCAATCCTTTACATTGAGGGTGTAACGAACCCCAAAATTGTCAGGGAGGTCCGGCGTAGAATAAAAGGCATCAATATAGATTTTATTGAAGGCAACGGGATGCTTGAGCAGCTTATTGAGGATAATCCCTTCATGCTTTTTCCCCAGGTTGTGACAACAGAAAGGCCGGACAGAGCATCCTCCTTCCTTGCCGAAGGACAGGTTGTAATCATTACCGAGAGCGACCCCTTTGCCATAGCCGTACCCATGTCCTTTTTCAGGTTATTCCATTCCTCGGAGGATTCCATGCTGCGCTGGGAATACGGCACATTTCTGCGCATGATCCGGCTTGTTGGTGTTCTTTCAGCGCTGATGATACCGGGCATGTACGTGGCGTTGGCATTGTATCACCATGAAATGATTCCTACACCCCTGCTGGAATCCATAGCCCGAATGCGTGAAAATGTCCCATTTCCTACAATTATTGAGCTTATATTAATGGAAATTTCCTTTGAGTTGATTCGTGAAGGCGGTGTACGCATACCCGGTGTTATCGGTCAAACGCTTGGTATTCTGGGCGCTCTCATATTAGGGCAGGTAGCGGTGGCTGCGGGATTGGCAAGCCCTCTCCTCATTGTTATAGTGGCGCTTACGGGACTTGGCAGCTTCACCATGCCCAATTTCTCCATGGCTATATCCATAAGGATTCTGCGTTTCTTCTTTATTTTCGCCGGAGGAATTGCAGGATTTTACGGTATTTCCCTTGCCTTTATCCTAGTTGCTGCGATTGCTTGCCATATGAAATCCTTTGGAGTCCCTTTTTTAACTCCTGTCGCCCCAAGGGTTAAAATAAATCCGGACGTCATCATCCGCCACCCCATATTCAGACAAAAAATGCGTTCCGATGGCTTTAACACCCCTAACAGGAAAAGAGCAGGGAATAACGCAATGGAGTGGACCAAGGAGAAAGGGGGAGATGACCAATGA
- a CDS encoding Hsp20/alpha crystallin family protein yields the protein MNNIFGSDDMSLVPWNPFREMDNFSKDISSLIDFSPFRFFGGMNSPRVDVFQTDTDVVVKAEIPGITKEDLNVYVDENSIRLSGQSKRDNEYKDENIYRTERYYGSFSRTIPLPVEIKSEQAKAEYKDGILSITVPKVEQAKAKGKKIDIQ from the coding sequence ATGAATAATATATTTGGGAGTGATGATATGAGTCTTGTGCCATGGAATCCATTCAGGGAAATGGATAATTTCAGCAAGGATATAAGCAGCTTGATTGATTTTTCACCCTTCAGATTTTTTGGTGGGATGAACTCGCCGAGAGTTGATGTATTCCAGACGGATACTGATGTAGTGGTTAAGGCGGAAATCCCCGGAATAACCAAGGAGGATTTGAATGTATATGTTGACGAAAACTCCATAAGGTTGTCGGGACAATCTAAACGAGACAATGAATACAAGGATGAAAACATTTATAGAACGGAAAGGTACTACGGGAGCTTCTCCAGGACGATACCTTTACCTGTGGAAATAAAATCGGAGCAGGCAAAAGCGGAATATAAAGACGGTATTTTGTCCATAACTGTTCCAAAGGTAGAGCAGGCTAAGGCAAAAGGTAAAAAGATAGATATCCAGTAA
- a CDS encoding ImmA/IrrE family metallo-endopeptidase, which yields MMLPDESYKLIRSLYDPECDFDELLRAHGIRLHEIAFKPDLWGAVYISRKGIYHVFINSILPHGTKQKTFLHELKHIIFDAPKENYIIGMDMQYDTMETEADDFYKIAESMASYNDSPQ from the coding sequence ATGATGCTGCCTGATGAAAGCTACAAACTTATAAGGTCCTTGTATGATCCTGAATGTGATTTTGATGAGCTTTTGCGCGCCCACGGAATCAGGCTTCATGAGATTGCTTTCAAGCCTGATCTCTGGGGGGCCGTGTACATAAGCCGCAAGGGGATTTACCATGTGTTTATAAATTCGATACTGCCCCACGGCACAAAACAAAAAACCTTCCTCCATGAGCTGAAGCATATTATTTTTGATGCTCCCAAGGAGAATTACATTATTGGAATGGACATGCAGTATGATACAATGGAAACTGAAGCGGATGATTTTTATAAGATAGCTGAAAGCATGGCGAGCTATAATGATTCACCGCAGTGA
- a CDS encoding type I phosphomannose isomerase catalytic subunit, whose amino-acid sequence MLYPYKMMPVYKDYIWGGHNLRKLGKSIPDGQVAESWELSGISGSESKIANGPLKGQVLTEVIRRYGRLVLGDKFASEKINAGLPVLLKFIDANDRLSIQVHPDDEYAVECEHGKMGKTEMWYIIDAKPEASVFHGFSEGYDKGRIRDCILKYKHGGLYREVKVKKGDVVFVPAGTVHALNDGLVVAEIQQHSDLTYRLFDYDRTDAAGKKRPLHINKALDVLDYKNRKALYKGLTVCYDKIVTKYLALSEYFCVRQLEGNGTPVELFAEGSFSAFMFITGEAEIMYDTEKLHVDALETVFIPAYMGSYKIDGEFSALQIFIPDSVMDVYASLMEEGFSSEEIFNCIAGAENLCVPLKTAV is encoded by the coding sequence ATGCTTTATCCGTATAAAATGATGCCCGTATACAAGGACTACATATGGGGAGGACATAATCTAAGAAAGCTGGGTAAATCCATACCGGATGGACAGGTGGCAGAAAGCTGGGAGTTGTCGGGCATATCAGGAAGTGAAAGTAAAATAGCCAACGGTCCGCTAAAAGGACAAGTTCTGACAGAGGTAATAAGAAGATACGGCAGGCTGGTGCTTGGAGATAAGTTCGCATCGGAAAAAATTAATGCAGGGCTGCCGGTGCTATTAAAGTTTATTGATGCAAACGACAGGCTTTCCATCCAGGTTCATCCTGATGATGAATATGCTGTAGAATGTGAGCATGGCAAAATGGGGAAAACCGAAATGTGGTACATCATAGATGCAAAACCGGAGGCTTCTGTTTTCCATGGCTTTTCTGAAGGCTATGATAAAGGCAGGATTCGTGACTGTATTCTAAAGTACAAGCATGGAGGCTTGTATAGAGAGGTCAAGGTAAAAAAGGGTGACGTGGTTTTTGTTCCAGCAGGCACGGTACATGCCTTAAATGATGGGCTGGTGGTAGCTGAAATACAACAGCACTCAGACCTGACCTACAGGCTGTTCGATTATGACAGGACGGATGCCGCCGGAAAGAAAAGACCGCTCCATATAAACAAGGCTCTTGATGTACTTGACTATAAAAACCGCAAGGCTTTGTACAAGGGCCTTACGGTATGCTATGACAAAATAGTGACAAAGTATTTAGCCTTAAGCGAATATTTCTGTGTCAGACAGCTTGAGGGTAATGGTACACCGGTAGAATTGTTTGCAGAGGGTTCCTTTTCAGCCTTCATGTTTATAACCGGTGAAGCAGAAATAATGTATGATACTGAAAAATTACACGTTGATGCGCTGGAAACAGTCTTTATTCCCGCATATATGGGAAGCTATAAAATTGATGGTGAATTTTCTGCACTTCAGATTTTCATACCAGACTCTGTGATGGATGTATATGCCTCTTTAATGGAGGAGGGCTTCTCTAGTGAAGAAATATTTAATTGCATAGCAGGGGCAGAAAACCTTTGTGTACCATTGAAAACAGCGGTTTGA
- a CDS encoding Ger(x)C family spore germination protein has product MPMKKTGLLLIFILFAALLTSCYDAREVTDTAYVQFIGIDRGVKDKWRLTLKIATHSCSKDSSGSGGAQPAESKSVTIDAPSFYGGVNLLNTNVPQKLEFAHAKLLVISEDLAQSGLVGEYIAPLIRFREIRRTLDVVVSQGSAQDFVEKTEPYLGGSPIAAIEDLTFEAENTSYFPHVTLNDFYNAVKSTYRQPVVTLGGLHDPANFQQNGEKWGSKFNLTGRYFAGEVPRKGGNSIEFLGSALFDGDRMVGKLDGHDTRMMLLARGDFQRGIFTIQDPKAPELIIPIELQLSRKPQIKVSFEGAVPLISLALDTEGDILAIQSRINYEKPDMLPLLEKAVGNHLKKSLDEVISKCQALNCDTFFFGRTAVRHFWTIEEWEAYHWNKHFKEAKVSTKVKFKIRRTGGLLKSSEIVTSEGKE; this is encoded by the coding sequence ATGCCAATGAAAAAAACAGGATTGCTGCTCATTTTTATTCTTTTCGCTGCTCTTTTAACCTCCTGTTATGATGCACGGGAGGTAACCGATACTGCATATGTTCAATTTATCGGTATAGACAGGGGCGTAAAGGACAAATGGCGCTTAACCTTAAAAATCGCTACTCATAGCTGCAGCAAGGATAGCAGCGGCAGTGGAGGGGCTCAGCCTGCTGAAAGCAAATCCGTCACTATCGATGCTCCTTCCTTTTACGGAGGAGTAAACCTGTTAAACACAAATGTGCCGCAAAAGCTTGAATTTGCGCATGCCAAGCTGCTGGTTATTTCTGAGGACCTCGCACAAAGCGGCCTGGTGGGCGAGTATATTGCTCCTTTAATTCGTTTCCGTGAAATCAGGCGAACGCTGGATGTGGTGGTTTCACAAGGCTCTGCCCAGGATTTTGTGGAAAAGACAGAGCCTTATCTGGGTGGAAGTCCCATTGCCGCAATTGAGGATTTAACCTTTGAAGCGGAGAATACCAGCTATTTCCCCCATGTAACGCTGAATGATTTCTACAATGCCGTAAAGTCCACCTATCGCCAGCCGGTTGTAACATTGGGCGGGCTGCATGACCCTGCCAATTTTCAGCAGAATGGAGAAAAATGGGGAAGCAAATTCAATCTAACAGGACGGTATTTTGCCGGAGAAGTCCCCAGAAAAGGCGGAAATTCCATTGAGTTTTTGGGAAGCGCTCTTTTTGACGGCGACAGGATGGTTGGCAAGCTGGATGGTCATGACACACGGATGATGCTGCTTGCAAGGGGTGACTTTCAAAGGGGTATATTTACAATACAGGACCCTAAGGCTCCAGAGCTTATCATCCCCATTGAGCTTCAGCTTTCACGCAAACCGCAAATAAAGGTCAGCTTTGAAGGAGCTGTTCCGCTTATTTCCCTTGCCCTTGATACAGAGGGAGATATTCTCGCCATACAAAGTCGGATTAATTATGAAAAGCCTGACATGCTGCCTCTCTTGGAAAAAGCTGTGGGAAACCATCTCAAGAAGAGTCTGGATGAGGTCATATCAAAATGCCAGGCCTTGAACTGCGATACCTTCTTTTTCGGGCGGACAGCAGTTAGACATTTTTGGACCATAGAGGAATGGGAGGCATATCACTGGAACAAGCATTTTAAGGAAGCAAAGGTTTCTACAAAAGTCAAATTTAAAATAAGGAGAACCGGCGGTCTTTTAAAAAGCTCTGAAATCGTCACATCGGAGGGGAAGGAATAA
- a CDS encoding GerAB/ArcD/ProY family transporter — protein MIKDGKFGVHEAVWLLTITITAKVFFSSPSLVAVVAGTAGWYMTLVSMGGAFIALALLCTLLKRFPGKNLLDIYEAILGKPIGVLFSLLLFAILFVTAIANLREFIDVLKVYVLPASPPSYLLILFISVASVLAFLGLETLARFSKLIAYILLAGFVIVLILAIPLYEPHRLFPILGHGLRDTITHGLRRSSAYGEIIIIGIMVNSLQGARHAKRAAYIGLALSGLIVSSALLAFSLVFPYYTGQEITAPIYLMASLIEYGNFIQRIEPVFFFIWNISTIISVAVLFYLSLVVYSHVFRLDDKRPLIIPFAIILLVLCMLPMSITQVTDIMVQFLREYGWLFFYIPPAITLLAASIRKKGRNICQ, from the coding sequence ATGATAAAGGATGGAAAGTTCGGTGTACATGAAGCTGTATGGCTGTTAACCATTACCATTACTGCAAAGGTGTTTTTCTCAAGCCCTTCTCTGGTAGCTGTCGTGGCCGGAACCGCAGGCTGGTATATGACCCTGGTTTCTATGGGGGGAGCTTTTATAGCCCTTGCTCTGCTTTGTACTTTGTTGAAGCGCTTTCCGGGAAAAAACCTGTTGGATATATATGAAGCCATCCTTGGCAAACCAATAGGTGTGCTTTTTTCATTACTGCTGTTTGCCATTCTGTTTGTTACCGCAATAGCAAACCTGCGGGAGTTTATTGATGTGTTGAAGGTATATGTGCTTCCGGCAAGCCCTCCAAGCTATTTGCTTATTTTGTTTATATCCGTTGCTTCGGTGCTGGCTTTTCTGGGTCTGGAAACCCTCGCACGTTTTTCGAAGCTTATAGCTTATATATTGCTGGCCGGATTTGTTATTGTTTTAATCCTCGCCATACCCCTGTATGAGCCGCACCGCCTTTTCCCCATACTGGGGCATGGGCTACGGGATACAATTACCCATGGATTGCGAAGAAGCTCTGCCTATGGTGAAATCATCATTATCGGAATAATGGTCAACTCCCTCCAAGGTGCAAGGCATGCCAAACGAGCGGCATATATCGGTCTTGCTTTATCAGGACTGATTGTATCCTCCGCCCTGCTTGCATTTTCACTGGTGTTCCCCTATTATACCGGCCAGGAAATTACTGCACCCATATACCTTATGGCCTCACTCATTGAATATGGGAATTTCATTCAAAGGATTGAGCCTGTTTTCTTTTTCATCTGGAATATAAGTACAATTATCTCGGTGGCAGTCCTTTTTTACTTATCCCTGGTTGTATACTCTCATGTGTTCCGGCTTGATGATAAAAGGCCTCTTATAATTCCCTTTGCCATCATATTGCTTGTATTATGCATGCTTCCCATGAGTATAACACAGGTCACCGACATTATGGTTCAGTTTTTAAGGGAATACGGATGGCTTTTCTTCTATATCCCTCCTGCCATCACTTTGCTGGCAGCAAGCATACGAAAAAAAGGGAGGAATATATGCCAATGA
- a CDS encoding aspartyl-phosphate phosphatase Spo0E family protein yields the protein MLEILKRIEALREELHNAIDKGNADEILQKSRELDEEILKLINSGSLLKNKPSDYQSKFGESL from the coding sequence ATGTTGGAAATATTAAAGAGAATCGAGGCTTTGCGTGAAGAACTCCATAATGCAATAGATAAGGGAAATGCAGATGAGATTTTACAAAAAAGCAGGGAGCTTGATGAAGAAATACTTAAGCTGATAAACTCTGGTTCGTTATTGAAAAACAAGCCTTCGGATTATCAATCAAAGTTTGGCGAAAGTTTATGA
- a CDS encoding helix-turn-helix domain-containing protein, which translates to MITDPVNKAIRNLIGPRVKQARENAKPKITQSDLLARLAVRGVELEKTTISKIEAQTRPVTDIELVALSDALGVSIPWLLNIEK; encoded by the coding sequence TTGATTACAGACCCGGTAAATAAAGCAATCCGCAATTTAATAGGCCCAAGGGTCAAGCAAGCCAGGGAGAATGCAAAGCCCAAGATCACCCAGTCCGACCTGCTAGCCAGGCTTGCAGTGAGAGGCGTGGAGCTTGAAAAAACAACAATCTCCAAAATAGAGGCTCAAACACGCCCTGTTACCGATATTGAGCTGGTTGCCCTCTCCGATGCATTGGGTGTTAGCATACCGTGGCTTCTCAATATCGAAAAGTAG